A region from the Triticum urartu cultivar G1812 chromosome 1, Tu2.1, whole genome shotgun sequence genome encodes:
- the LOC125537973 gene encoding uncharacterized protein LOC125537973, with translation MIIKAKRQRFICLRATFFFQLFLLDNIDLGLFNMSPSELPCVQCFEQKRFRQMIIMAYGMKHGKWGYVPAGVRPAELVMYTRPDTTRQGCIDYHVSSGSLKQSIPRVPNRVDQRTPDLGVHATTAPADYLGDVRSAYHSLGPRDFANHLRQTCYGDPVLEELSLMLKQQNAKCTLSMSLLRSRMQSDMLSFADRIVSLV, from the exons ATGATTATCAAAGCAAAGCGGCAACGGTTCATATGTTTGCGTGCCACCTTTTTTTTCCAG CTTTTCTTGCTGGACAACATTGACCTTGGATTGTTCAATATGTCGCCATCTGAATTGCCCTGCGTGCAGTGCTTCGAACAGAAAAGGTTTCGGCAGATGATCATAATGGCTTATGGCATGAAGCACGGGAAGTGGGGTTATGTCCCTGCAGGG GTGCGGCCTGCAGAGCTAGTTATGTACACGCGGCCAGACACGACGCGCCAAGGATGCATTGACTACCATGTATCATCAGGTTCATTGAAGCAATCAATTCCAAGGGTGCCTAATAGAGTGGACCAACGGACTCCGGATTTGGGTGTGCATGCAACGACGGCACCAGCTGACTATTTGGGTGATGTGAGGTCGGCATATCATTCACTTGGGCCAAGGGATTTTGCAAATCATTTGCGCCAGACTTGCTACGGTGATCCG GTCCTTGAAGAGCTGAGCCTGATGCTGAAGCAGCAGAATGCAAAGTGCACGCTGAGCATGTCGTTGCTGCGGAGTAGGATGCAGTCTGACATGCTTAGCTTTGCTGATAGAATTGTATCACTTGTGTAA